A region of Dioscorea cayenensis subsp. rotundata cultivar TDr96_F1 chromosome 5, TDr96_F1_v2_PseudoChromosome.rev07_lg8_w22 25.fasta, whole genome shotgun sequence DNA encodes the following proteins:
- the LOC120260661 gene encoding ribonuclease 3-like, which yields MAAKSRPKTISLLALFIGILCLYFPVTTAAVLPLVEKSGAAVDLLYLTLVWPGTFCYSGQCCMPTTGEPSNDFLIEDLKTLDQTGQIVQDCNSTCRFSVNKDPMPSLIPDLYSNWCNLSCPCNNGFANWNNTWCAYGQCSQLNQTDYFIAAFNMTAKANLLNAFQVKSIVPSSSASYKLTEINTALANLSLSAHVECVTKTDGASLLSKISFCISTDGLSFIDCPFDIKQTCDSELWFYPFYINQLNTECDYDYVGSGDLIKMPTAKHLPM from the exons atggCAGCAAAATCAAGACCAAAAACTATCTCTCTGCTTGCATTATTCATTGGCATTCTCTGCCTATATTTCCCGGTGACAACAGCGGCAGTACTTCCTCTAGTGGAAAAGTCAGGTGCAGCCGTCGATCTCCTCTACTTGACTCTCGTG TGGCCGGGGACATTCTGTTACTCAGGACAATGCTGCATGCCAACAACAGGGGAACCAAGTAACGATTTCTTGATTGAAGACCTGAAGACATTAGACCAAACTGGACAGATCGTCCAGGACTGCAACTCAACATGCAGATTCTCTGTTAATAAGGACCCG ATGCCGTCTTTAATCCCTGACCTCTACTCAAACTGGTGTAACTTGAGCTGCCCATGCAACAACGGCTTCGCTAACTGGAACAACACCTGGTGCGCGTACGGTCAATGCTCACAACTCAACCAAACAGACTACTTCATAGCTGCGTTCAATATGACTGCAAAAGCCAACTTGCTCAATGCCTTTCAAGTTAAAAGCATTGTACCCTCATCTTCTGCCTCCTACAAGCTCACAGAGATCAATACCGCTCTGGCCAATCTCAGCTTATCGGCTCATGTTGAGTGCGTCACAAAAACAGACGGGGCTTCGTTGCTCTCTAAGATCAGTTTCTGTATCTCTACAGATGGCCTGAGTTTTATCGACTGCCCTTTCGACATCAAGCAGACATGTGACTCTGAACTGTGGTTCTATCCCTTCTACATTAACCAGCTCAATACTGAATGTGACTACGATTACGTTGGCTCTGGTGACCTCATCAAGATGCCTACTGCGAAGCACCTTCCTATGTGA
- the LOC120261121 gene encoding ribonuclease 3-like isoform X3: MKQTMAAKSRSKTISLLALFIGILCLYFPVTTTAVVAESGAAVDLLYLTLVWPGTLCRTGKCCMPTKGKPAIDFLIEDLKTMDQYGQIIQNSKPKCSFSINQMSSLIPDLYSNWCNLSCPCNDGFTNWKKTWCNYGRCSELNQTSYIMTALNLTASANLLEVFQVNGIVPSSSDSYKLGDIYIALMANLGLSTQVECVTITKGASNSTLLSKINFCVSADGQNFINCPFDIKQTCDRELWFYPFTRKQLKKCRKDYVSSGGLIKMATEKHLAM; the protein is encoded by the exons atgaaacaaacaatGGCAGCGAAATCAAGATCAAAAACTATCTCTCTGCTTGCATTATTCATTGGCATTCTCTGCCTATATTTCCCAGTGACAACAACGGCAGTAGTGGCAGAGTCGGGTGCAGCCGTCGATCTCCTCTACTTAACTCTCGTG TGGCCGGGGACACTCTGTCGCACAGGAAAATGCTGCATGCCAACAAAAGGGAAACCAGCTATCGATTTCTTGATTGAAGACCTGAAGACAATGGACCAATATGGACAGATCATCCAGAACAGCAAGCCAAAATGCAGTTTCTCTATTAATCAG ATGTCGTCTTTAATCCCTGACCTCTACTCAAACTGGTGTAACTTGAGCTGCCCATGCAACGACGGCTTTACTAACTGGAAGAAAACCTGGTGCAATTACGGCCGATGCTCAGAACTCAACCAAACAAGCTACATCATGACCGCGCTCAATCTGACTGCAAGTGCTAACTTGCTCGAAGTCTTCCAAGTTAATGGCATTGTACCCTCATCTTCCGACTCGTACAAGCTCGGAGACATCTATATCGCTCTCATGGCCAATCTCGGCTTATCAACACAAGTTGAGTGCGTCACAATAACAAAGGGGGCTTCAAACAGTACATTGCTCTCTAAGATCAACTTCTGTGTCTCTGCAGATGGCCAAAATTTCATCAACTGCCCTTTTGACATCAAGCAGACATGTGACCGTGAACTGTGGTTCTATCCGTTCACCAGAAAGCAGCTCAAAAAATGTCGCAAGGATTACGTTAGTTCTGGTGGCCTCATCAAGATGGCTACTGAGAAACACCTTGCTATGTGA